In Halobaculum limi, one DNA window encodes the following:
- a CDS encoding DUF1059 domain-containing protein translates to MAKQISCQDAGMDCAFMVRSESEDELVAMVKDHAEHQHHVEMSDDDVRELMKAA, encoded by the coding sequence ATGGCGAAACAGATCAGCTGTCAGGACGCGGGGATGGACTGTGCGTTTATGGTACGATCGGAGTCGGAGGACGAACTCGTAGCGATGGTGAAAGACCACGCCGAACACCAACACCACGTCGAGATGAGCGACGACGATGTCCGGGAACTGATGAAAGCGGCCTGA
- the purH gene encoding bifunctional phosphoribosylaminoimidazolecarboxamide formyltransferase/IMP cyclohydrolase, with protein sequence MKIAGMASNRGRNLRNIADRAPGGAEVSVVLANDADAPVLDAMAKRDVPTEVVERDEGEAREAHEERVLAAFSDYDFDIVCLDGYMRVLTDTFLDRAPTTLNVHPSLLPSFAGKNVHDRVLDAGVRQTGCTVHVATEEVDGGPIVTQETVPVYEGDDADDLKQRVLYEAEFAAYPRAVKWFAEGRVTVDVDAHEVHVDGDDAGDGQFPARRTTSEDRVRELRYGENPHQDAALYADTTCEEANVVAADQLNEGAKKLSYNNYNDADGALNLVKEFDDPAAAVIKHTNPAGCATADTLAEAYADALSTDAKSAFGGIVALNRECDAETAEQIIDSFKEVVVAPGYTDDALDVLFEKDNLRVLDVGDEETFGERPETLTEKPIVGGRLVQERDLQAPTRDDLEVVTERAPTEDELETMLFAWRVMKHVKSNGILFATGTETVGVGMGQVSRVDAVTLAAMKAEKDAEGKSAEGAVMASDAFFPFPDGIEEAADAGIEAVIQPGGSVNDDDVIEAANDHDIAMVFTGGRAFRHD encoded by the coding sequence ATGAAGATCGCGGGTATGGCGAGCAACCGTGGGCGCAACCTCAGAAACATCGCGGACCGAGCACCCGGCGGGGCCGAAGTGTCGGTCGTCCTCGCGAACGACGCCGACGCGCCGGTCCTCGACGCGATGGCGAAACGCGACGTGCCTACCGAAGTCGTCGAACGCGACGAGGGTGAAGCGCGCGAGGCACACGAAGAGCGGGTCTTGGCAGCGTTCTCGGACTACGACTTCGACATCGTCTGTCTCGACGGCTACATGCGCGTCCTCACGGACACGTTCCTCGATCGCGCGCCGACGACGTTGAACGTCCACCCGTCGCTGCTGCCGTCGTTCGCGGGGAAGAACGTCCACGACCGAGTGCTGGACGCGGGCGTCCGACAGACCGGGTGTACGGTCCACGTCGCCACCGAGGAGGTCGACGGCGGCCCCATCGTCACCCAGGAGACGGTGCCCGTCTACGAGGGCGATGACGCCGACGACCTGAAACAGCGCGTGCTGTACGAGGCGGAGTTTGCGGCGTACCCGCGTGCGGTCAAGTGGTTCGCGGAGGGTCGCGTGACGGTTGACGTCGACGCACACGAAGTTCACGTCGACGGTGACGATGCGGGTGACGGGCAGTTCCCCGCACGCCGGACGACGAGCGAGGACCGCGTTCGCGAACTGCGCTACGGCGAGAACCCACACCAAGACGCCGCGCTGTACGCCGATACCACCTGCGAGGAGGCGAACGTCGTCGCCGCCGACCAGTTGAACGAGGGGGCGAAGAAACTCTCGTACAACAACTACAACGACGCCGACGGTGCGCTGAACCTCGTCAAGGAGTTCGACGACCCCGCGGCGGCCGTCATCAAACACACCAACCCCGCAGGCTGTGCGACCGCCGACACGCTGGCAGAGGCGTACGCCGACGCCCTCTCGACGGACGCGAAGTCCGCCTTCGGTGGTATCGTCGCCCTGAACCGCGAGTGCGACGCCGAGACGGCGGAGCAGATTATCGACTCGTTCAAGGAAGTCGTCGTCGCCCCCGGCTACACCGACGATGCGCTGGACGTCCTCTTCGAGAAGGACAACCTCCGCGTCCTCGACGTGGGCGACGAGGAGACGTTCGGTGAGCGGCCGGAGACCCTCACCGAGAAGCCCATCGTCGGTGGGCGACTCGTGCAGGAACGCGACCTGCAGGCGCCGACCCGCGACGACTTGGAAGTGGTCACCGAGCGTGCACCGACCGAGGATGAACTGGAGACGATGCTGTTCGCGTGGCGCGTGATGAAACACGTGAAGTCGAACGGCATCCTGTTCGCCACGGGCACGGAGACGGTCGGTGTCGGGATGGGACAGGTGAGTCGCGTCGACGCCGTGACGCTGGCGGCGATGAAAGCCGAGAAAGACGCCGAGGGCAAGTCCGCCGAGGGCGCGGTGATGGCCTCGGACGCGTTCTTCCCGTTCCCCGACGGCATCGAGGAGGCCGCCGACGCGGGCATCGAGGCGGTCATTCAGCCCGGTGGCTCGGTCAACGACGACGACGTCATCGAGGCGGCCAACGACCACGACATCGCGATGGTGTTCACTGGCGGGCGCGCGTTCCGGCACGACTGA
- the purB gene encoding adenylosuccinate lyase translates to MDISREDPLAAVSPLDGRYAGRTAPLVPYASEAGLIRARVEVEVEYLLALADAEGVDVTLSDAERADLRAVVDDFSAADARLVKRLETEGAEGYSATNHDVKAVEYFIRTETPKRLHQWIHFGLTSEDVNNLAQRLLVKPAIEDVLIPELRDLRDTLTAEAREYRDVPMLARTHGQPATPTTWGKELAVYAARLATALGRVESAADSLSGKLAGASGTYAAHRAAYPEVDWRAFSREFVTSLGLDHTPLATQVNPCDDLAALFDAVRGVNNILIDLDRDVWLYVSDRYLGQEATDGETGSSTMPHKVNPIDFENSEGNLSKANSDLTFLADYVTTSRLQRDLSDSTVKRNVGAALAHCLIGYSKTAAGLSKVVPNEQVMREELDATPEIIGEAVQTILRREGDTAAYERVKELTRGKRVTIEDFRDLFDDLAVDESVREELRALTPAGYVGYGGDLVDELHDD, encoded by the coding sequence ATGGACATCTCCCGCGAGGACCCCCTCGCCGCCGTCTCGCCGCTCGACGGGCGCTACGCCGGTCGCACCGCGCCGCTCGTCCCGTACGCGAGCGAGGCGGGGCTGATCCGCGCCCGCGTCGAAGTCGAAGTCGAGTACCTGCTGGCGCTGGCCGACGCCGAGGGCGTCGACGTCACTCTCTCGGACGCCGAACGTGCCGACCTCCGCGCCGTCGTCGACGACTTCTCCGCCGCGGACGCACGCCTCGTCAAGCGCCTCGAAACCGAGGGCGCCGAGGGCTATTCCGCGACCAACCACGACGTGAAGGCGGTGGAGTACTTCATCCGGACTGAGACGCCCAAACGCCTCCACCAGTGGATCCACTTCGGCCTCACCAGCGAGGACGTGAACAACCTCGCGCAACGACTGCTCGTGAAGCCAGCCATTGAGGACGTGTTGATACCGGAACTGCGCGACCTGCGCGACACGCTGACCGCGGAGGCCCGCGAGTACCGCGACGTGCCGATGCTGGCGCGCACGCACGGCCAACCGGCGACGCCGACGACGTGGGGGAAGGAACTGGCAGTCTACGCCGCCCGTCTCGCGACAGCGCTCGGGCGCGTCGAGTCGGCGGCCGACTCGCTCTCGGGGAAACTCGCCGGGGCCTCGGGCACCTACGCCGCCCACCGCGCCGCCTACCCGGAGGTCGACTGGCGGGCGTTCTCCCGCGAGTTCGTGACCTCGCTCGGTCTCGATCACACGCCGCTGGCGACGCAGGTGAACCCCTGTGACGACCTGGCGGCGCTGTTCGACGCCGTCCGCGGCGTGAACAACATTCTCATCGACCTCGACCGCGACGTGTGGCTGTACGTCTCCGACCGCTACCTCGGGCAGGAGGCGACCGACGGCGAGACGGGGTCGTCGACGATGCCGCACAAAGTGAACCCCATCGACTTCGAGAACAGCGAGGGCAACCTCTCGAAGGCAAACTCCGACCTCACGTTCCTCGCCGACTACGTCACCACCTCACGCCTCCAGCGTGACCTCTCGGACTCGACGGTGAAACGGAACGTCGGCGCGGCACTCGCACACTGTCTCATCGGTTACTCGAAGACCGCCGCCGGTCTCTCGAAGGTCGTCCCCAATGAACAGGTGATGCGCGAGGAACTCGATGCCACTCCCGAAATCATCGGCGAGGCCGTCCAGACCATCCTCCGGCGGGAGGGCGACACCGCCGCCTACGAGCGAGTGAAGGAGTTGACCCGCGGAAAACGCGTCACCATCGAGGACTTCCGCGACCTGTTCGACGACCTCGCGGTCGACGAGTCGGTCCGCGAGGAACTGCGTGCGCTGACGCCGGCGGGGTACGTCGGCTACGGCGGCGACCTTGTCGACGAACTGCACGACGACTGA
- a CDS encoding helix-turn-helix transcriptional regulator — protein MSASDAEAELAEAELAGLELVRETGGIHQSDFWKELDVSSRKGSRIAEKLEDLGLIQREDAVYQGHNTYFLAPTAKDLDFALLMAGDMLSPFIGEEEIDPNSDAFTQWLMNLAYEEY, from the coding sequence ATGAGCGCCTCCGACGCCGAAGCCGAACTCGCCGAAGCCGAGTTGGCCGGTCTCGAACTCGTCCGCGAGACCGGTGGGATCCATCAGTCCGACTTCTGGAAGGAACTGGACGTCTCCTCGCGCAAGGGGAGTCGGATCGCCGAGAAACTGGAGGATCTGGGCCTCATCCAGCGTGAGGACGCCGTGTATCAGGGACACAATACGTACTTCCTCGCCCCAACCGCGAAGGACCTCGACTTCGCGCTGCTGATGGCCGGCGATATGCTGTCGCCGTTCATCGGCGAGGAGGAGATCGACCCCAACTCCGACGCGTTCACGCAGTGGCTGATGAACCTCGCGTACGAAGAGTACTGA
- a CDS encoding NRDE family protein, translating to MCTLTVAWQVFDDTPIAVAANRDEALDRPSEPPAERAGGFIAPRDAEAGGTWMGVTRDGLFVGITNRWVDGLAGERSRGLLVDDCLREASATEAAHLVEESCREYEYDGFNLLVADADDAILLEWDGYLTVTDFAPGIHVIGNVGYDDRYFEPPERPEVGPQEAANATKLRTALHPERGERADAWLDRAGAAMGDHEFGVCVHANGYGTVSSSLVRVGDEGIRYDHAEGPPCETSFESVVENW from the coding sequence ATGTGTACCCTGACGGTCGCCTGGCAGGTCTTCGATGACACCCCGATAGCGGTGGCAGCGAACCGAGACGAGGCGCTCGACCGGCCGTCGGAACCACCCGCAGAGCGTGCGGGCGGGTTCATCGCCCCGCGAGACGCCGAGGCGGGCGGGACGTGGATGGGCGTGACACGAGATGGCCTGTTCGTCGGCATCACGAACCGGTGGGTCGACGGCCTCGCGGGCGAACGCTCGCGCGGCCTCTTGGTCGACGACTGCCTGCGCGAGGCGTCTGCCACCGAGGCCGCACACCTCGTCGAGGAGTCGTGCCGCGAGTACGAGTACGACGGCTTCAACCTCCTCGTCGCCGATGCGGACGACGCGATTCTCTTGGAGTGGGACGGCTACCTCACCGTCACCGATTTCGCACCGGGCATCCACGTCATCGGCAACGTCGGCTACGACGACCGATACTTCGAGCCACCGGAACGACCCGAGGTTGGTCCCCAAGAGGCGGCGAACGCGACGAAGTTGCGGACTGCGCTCCACCCCGAACGCGGCGAGCGTGCTGATGCGTGGCTCGACCGGGCGGGCGCGGCGATGGGCGACCACGAGTTCGGCGTCTGCGTCCACGCGAACGGGTACGGGACCGTCTCCTCGTCGCTCGTCCGCGTGGGCGACGAGGGTATCCGCTACGACCACGCCGAGGGGCCGCCGTGTGAGACGTCCTTCGAGTCGGTGGTCGAGAACTGGTGA